Proteins co-encoded in one Kutzneria chonburiensis genomic window:
- a CDS encoding GntR family transcriptional regulator — MIISLDLSSDVPIYQQLRDRIVEGIAAGTLPDGESLPSTRQLAADFGINFHTVNKAYDLLRQQGFVRLNRKTGAVVAATPSDEAFLADWTARARTLLAEAVAKGVPAPDVLATCRAVLAGFDEQQGDESS; from the coding sequence GTGATCATCAGCCTCGATCTGTCCAGCGACGTGCCGATCTACCAGCAGCTGCGGGACCGCATCGTGGAGGGGATCGCGGCGGGGACGCTGCCGGACGGGGAGTCGCTGCCGTCGACGCGGCAGCTGGCGGCGGACTTCGGGATCAACTTCCACACGGTGAACAAGGCGTACGACCTGTTGCGGCAGCAGGGGTTCGTGCGCCTGAACCGGAAGACGGGGGCGGTGGTCGCGGCCACGCCATCGGACGAGGCGTTCCTGGCCGACTGGACGGCCAGGGCGCGGACGCTGCTGGCGGAAGCGGTGGCGAAGGGGGTGCCCGCGCCGGACGTGCTGGCGACGTGCCGAGCGGTCCTGGCGGGCTTCGACGAACAACAAGGGGATGAGTCATCGTGA
- a CDS encoding GNAT family N-acetyltransferase, which produces MTQPTLRTQRLTLVPLTDDHLEWEIELDSDPEVMRYLTGRALTRAEAEQAHHRRLAAGRKEPGLGFWAGFAEDGFVGWWILQPPHGPDQPDVPGEADLGYRLLRRRWRQGYASEGARELIRYGFADLGLTRILAQTMAVNTASRATMVSAGLSFARAFISAETYEDVIAGAEQGEVEYDITRATWQQRQSPR; this is translated from the coding sequence ATGACCCAGCCCACGTTGCGTACCCAGCGGCTGACGCTCGTGCCGCTGACCGATGACCATCTGGAGTGGGAGATCGAGCTGGATTCCGACCCCGAGGTCATGCGCTACCTCACCGGTCGGGCGCTGACCCGGGCGGAAGCCGAGCAGGCTCATCACCGTCGCCTCGCCGCCGGGCGCAAGGAGCCCGGCCTGGGCTTCTGGGCCGGCTTCGCCGAGGACGGCTTCGTGGGCTGGTGGATTCTCCAGCCACCGCACGGGCCGGACCAGCCCGACGTCCCCGGTGAGGCCGATCTGGGCTACCGGCTGTTGCGCCGGCGTTGGCGTCAGGGCTACGCCAGCGAGGGCGCGCGGGAACTCATCCGCTACGGCTTCGCCGACCTGGGCCTCACCCGCATCCTGGCCCAGACCATGGCCGTCAACACCGCGTCACGGGCAACCATGGTCTCCGCCGGCCTCTCCTTCGCCCGCGCGTTCATCTCCGCCGAAACCTACGAAGACGTGATCGCCGGCGCCGAGCAAGGCGAAGTCGAGTACGACATCACCCGGGCCACGTGGCAGCAACGCCAATCCCCGCGATAA
- a CDS encoding phosphotransferase family protein — protein MAAVAEIEVVVAHQERATLRVGEAFLKIDTDEGRLDREVAAMELAPVPTAEVLWRKGPVLALGALKGKELGMLGEPSTASRQAWETVGAMAKRLHEAPLPPWKSRSAEEIAAELDVECHWLTANEVLPAELVNRNRALAETVFREWTPVFVHGDFQIRHVFVDGDEITGVLDWSEGAQGDAYADLATLTLGHEERLPEVVAGYGGDVDRELIRAWWSLRSLLASRWLVQHGFDPSAPGCEFDVLKAVK, from the coding sequence ATGGCGGCCGTGGCGGAGATCGAGGTTGTGGTGGCGCATCAGGAGCGGGCGACGCTGCGGGTGGGCGAGGCGTTCCTGAAGATCGACACGGATGAGGGGCGGCTCGATCGGGAGGTGGCGGCGATGGAGCTGGCACCGGTGCCGACGGCGGAGGTGCTGTGGCGGAAAGGGCCGGTGCTGGCCCTCGGGGCGCTGAAGGGGAAAGAGCTGGGCATGCTGGGGGAGCCGTCGACGGCGTCGAGGCAGGCGTGGGAAACGGTGGGGGCGATGGCGAAGAGGCTGCACGAAGCGCCATTGCCGCCCTGGAAGTCGCGGAGCGCGGAGGAGATTGCCGCCGAACTGGACGTGGAATGCCATTGGCTGACGGCCAACGAGGTCCTGCCGGCTGAGTTGGTCAACCGCAACCGGGCGTTGGCGGAGACGGTGTTCAGGGAATGGACGCCGGTGTTCGTGCACGGGGACTTCCAGATCAGGCACGTGTTCGTGGACGGCGACGAGATCACGGGAGTGCTGGACTGGTCGGAAGGGGCGCAAGGGGATGCCTACGCGGATCTGGCGACCCTGACACTGGGGCACGAGGAACGCCTGCCGGAGGTGGTCGCGGGCTACGGCGGGGACGTGGACCGGGAGCTGATCCGGGCCTGGTGGTCGCTGCGCAGCCTGCTGGCGTCCCGTTGGCTGGTGCAGCACGGCTTCGACCCCTCGGCGCCGGGCTGCGAGTTCGACGTGCTGAAGGCCGTCAAATGA
- a CDS encoding phosphotransferase family protein, producing MDFDEIAAALGGEVVDVRVLAGGFSHQTSLLTLTTGPVVVRVGGTDHEIEAAVMAAAARDVPVPAVLKILPTAMVLEYVEGTPLSEVLDGGAELGAEVGRVAAAVGAVTFDRPGFFADATLTVQPQIPWSQQLSEFAETCMAADTRLDAATRKAWTELCAANAPALAAIDGDARLVHADLNPKNILVARDDGRWRVAALLDWEFSFAGCPYADAANMLRFGADYPVDFVDGFTAAFAEHLPAGPDWRHLGRVLDMFALSDLVTRPAGHPVADRAALEIRRWVAQDRTHSFGWSADGVLLAKVPDEG from the coding sequence GTGGATTTCGACGAGATCGCGGCAGCCCTCGGGGGAGAAGTCGTCGACGTGCGCGTGCTGGCCGGCGGCTTCTCCCATCAGACCTCGTTGCTCACGTTGACCACCGGCCCCGTGGTCGTCCGGGTCGGCGGCACCGATCATGAGATCGAGGCGGCGGTCATGGCGGCTGCCGCCAGGGATGTCCCGGTGCCCGCGGTGCTGAAGATCCTGCCGACGGCGATGGTCTTGGAGTACGTCGAGGGCACCCCGTTGAGCGAGGTCCTCGACGGCGGCGCCGAACTGGGCGCGGAGGTCGGGCGGGTCGCGGCGGCGGTCGGCGCGGTGACCTTCGACCGTCCGGGCTTCTTCGCCGATGCCACCCTGACCGTCCAGCCGCAAATCCCGTGGTCTCAACAACTTTCCGAGTTCGCCGAGACCTGTATGGCGGCCGACACTCGGCTGGATGCGGCGACCCGCAAGGCGTGGACCGAGCTCTGCGCGGCCAACGCCCCGGCGTTGGCCGCGATCGACGGCGACGCCCGGCTGGTGCATGCCGACCTGAACCCCAAGAACATCCTCGTCGCCCGTGACGACGGCCGCTGGCGGGTTGCCGCCCTGCTCGACTGGGAGTTCAGCTTCGCCGGCTGCCCGTACGCCGACGCCGCCAACATGCTCCGCTTCGGGGCCGACTACCCGGTCGACTTCGTCGACGGCTTCACCGCCGCCTTCGCCGAGCATCTCCCCGCCGGCCCGGACTGGCGGCACCTCGGCCGGGTGCTGGACATGTTCGCGCTGAGCGACCTCGTCACCCGTCCCGCCGGCCACCCGGTCGCCGACCGGGCAGCACTGGAGATCCGCCGCTGGGTCGCCCAGGACCGCACCCACTCCTTCGGCTGGTCCGCCGACGGCGTCCTGCTGGCTAAGGTGCCAGACGAGGGATGA
- a CDS encoding DHA2 family efflux MFS transporter permease subunit, whose amino-acid sequence MTGGGALPQLSQKIVVPVVYVAAVFMSILDSTVVNVTLPVIARRFDVQPEQGHAVVVGYLLSLAVFMPASGWLADRFGAKRVFLAALAVFVAASGLCGLAQSLPELVLFRVVQGAGGGLLVPVGMTMMLHAFPPIERMSVTRLTNLVTIIAPASGPVLGGLLTVRLSWRYVFLVNIPIGVLAFLFGLLFLTATGPTTAGRFDVRGFLLSGFGFAAAMYALSEGPDRGWTRPDVIAGGLLGLTMLITLVRVELRTDGPLLNLRLVGNRPFRTHGAVTVLNSAAFLGVLYLMPQFLQTVRGFDPLESGLTTFPEALGVVLCVQFVARIYPRVGPRRLQLPGLLGLAVVIAGMALTGIDTPRWAIIALMFMAGVSVGFVFLPTQTAAFATVQKEELGQASALYNVGRQLGAAGGVAALSSVVAALSSAGDGPGPLAYRVAFFTAATLALFAAAIAVTTRDADAAATMKPRERVADRG is encoded by the coding sequence ATGACCGGAGGGGGAGCCTTGCCGCAGCTGAGCCAGAAGATCGTCGTGCCCGTGGTGTACGTCGCAGCGGTGTTCATGTCGATCCTGGACAGCACGGTGGTCAACGTGACCCTGCCGGTGATCGCCCGCCGCTTCGACGTGCAGCCGGAGCAGGGGCACGCGGTGGTCGTCGGCTACCTGCTCAGCCTGGCGGTGTTCATGCCGGCCTCGGGCTGGCTGGCCGACCGGTTCGGCGCGAAGCGGGTGTTCCTGGCGGCGCTGGCGGTGTTCGTGGCGGCCTCGGGACTGTGCGGCCTGGCCCAGAGCCTGCCGGAACTGGTGCTGTTCCGAGTGGTGCAGGGCGCGGGCGGCGGCCTGCTGGTGCCGGTGGGCATGACGATGATGCTGCACGCCTTCCCGCCGATCGAACGCATGAGCGTGACCCGCCTGACCAACCTGGTCACGATCATCGCGCCGGCCTCGGGACCGGTGCTGGGCGGCCTGCTCACGGTCCGGCTGTCCTGGCGGTACGTGTTCCTGGTGAACATCCCGATCGGGGTGCTGGCCTTCCTGTTCGGGCTGCTGTTCCTGACCGCGACCGGGCCCACCACGGCCGGCCGCTTCGATGTGCGGGGATTCCTGTTGTCGGGCTTCGGTTTCGCCGCGGCGATGTACGCATTGAGCGAGGGCCCGGACCGGGGCTGGACCCGTCCGGACGTGATCGCCGGCGGCCTGCTCGGCCTGACGATGCTGATCACCTTGGTCCGCGTCGAACTGCGCACCGACGGACCCCTGCTGAACCTGCGATTAGTGGGCAACCGGCCGTTCCGCACGCACGGCGCGGTGACGGTGCTGAACTCGGCGGCGTTCCTTGGCGTGCTCTACCTCATGCCCCAGTTCCTGCAGACGGTCCGCGGCTTCGATCCGCTCGAATCCGGTCTGACGACGTTCCCCGAGGCGCTGGGCGTGGTGCTCTGCGTACAGTTCGTGGCCCGGATCTATCCCCGGGTCGGCCCGCGCCGGCTCCAGCTGCCCGGCCTGCTCGGGCTGGCCGTCGTGATCGCCGGCATGGCGTTGACCGGCATCGACACGCCTCGGTGGGCGATCATTGCCCTGATGTTCATGGCTGGCGTGAGTGTGGGCTTCGTGTTCCTGCCGACGCAGACCGCCGCGTTCGCGACCGTGCAGAAGGAGGAGCTGGGCCAGGCCTCCGCCCTGTACAACGTGGGCCGGCAGCTCGGGGCAGCCGGCGGCGTGGCCGCGCTGAGCAGCGTCGTTGCCGCCCTCAGCTCGGCCGGGGACGGTCCCGGCCCGTTGGCCTACCGAGTCGCGTTTTTCACCGCCGCCACGCTCGCGCTGTTTGCCGCGGCCATCGCGGTCACCACTCGAGACGCCGACGCGGCGGCGACCATGAAACCGCGTGAGCGTGTCGCCGACCGCGGTTAG
- a CDS encoding GbsR/MarR family transcriptional regulator, with protein MATQSQLSAWIERMAAHFVPEGIPLIGGRILAYLLVCDPVERTAAELSEELEASSGSISTNVRLLMQLGVVTKTTRRGRQAAEYKLNEQGWNDMIDRRLRALAGTRELTAAGLRLLSGDPQRAQRLRNIDEMYGWLADELPGVWERRPVPPRT; from the coding sequence ATGGCGACGCAGAGCCAGCTGTCGGCGTGGATCGAGCGCATGGCGGCGCACTTCGTGCCGGAGGGCATTCCGCTGATCGGCGGGCGGATCCTGGCCTACCTGCTGGTGTGCGACCCGGTCGAGCGCACCGCCGCCGAGCTGTCCGAGGAGCTGGAGGCCAGCAGCGGCTCCATCAGCACCAACGTCCGGCTGCTCATGCAGCTCGGCGTCGTCACCAAGACCACGCGGCGCGGTCGGCAGGCGGCCGAGTACAAGCTCAACGAGCAGGGCTGGAACGACATGATCGACCGGCGGCTGCGCGCACTGGCCGGCACCCGCGAGCTGACGGCCGCCGGCCTGCGCCTGCTCAGCGGCGATCCGCAGCGCGCGCAGCGGCTGCGCAACATCGACGAGATGTACGGCTGGCTGGCCGACGAGCTGCCGGGCGTCTGGGAGCGCCGTCCGGTCCCACCCCGCACCTGA
- a CDS encoding TetR/AcrR family transcriptional regulator, which translates to MAGLRERKKALTRQHIVETAARLFGERGYDQVSIVDVARAAEVSDQTVYNYFPAKQDLVLDRAEEYSRRYPQLVRDRPAGVSPAQALRVIAEADLDRHRRVTPEQTRGELPAISASSPTIRRYVLEMRDNHADAVAEAIVETTPGVHPAVARVHGAAIMKALQLMTDRLGQAVLAGVPNDVVADELTPVVAAMFDDLDRHF; encoded by the coding sequence ATGGCCGGGCTCAGGGAGCGGAAGAAGGCGCTGACGCGCCAGCACATCGTCGAGACCGCCGCGCGCCTGTTCGGCGAACGCGGCTACGACCAGGTGTCGATCGTCGACGTGGCGCGGGCGGCGGAGGTGTCGGACCAGACCGTCTACAACTACTTCCCGGCCAAGCAGGACCTCGTGCTCGACCGGGCCGAGGAGTACAGCCGGCGTTATCCGCAGCTGGTGCGCGACCGGCCGGCCGGCGTCAGCCCGGCCCAGGCTTTGCGCGTCATCGCCGAGGCCGACCTGGACCGACATCGCCGCGTGACGCCCGAGCAGACGCGCGGTGAGCTGCCGGCGATCTCCGCCAGCAGCCCCACGATCCGCCGCTACGTCCTCGAAATGCGGGACAACCACGCCGACGCCGTGGCCGAGGCCATCGTCGAGACCACGCCGGGCGTGCATCCCGCCGTCGCTCGGGTGCACGGCGCGGCGATCATGAAGGCCCTCCAGCTGATGACCGACCGTCTCGGTCAGGCCGTGCTCGCCGGCGTACCGAACGACGTCGTGGCCGACGAGCTGACGCCCGTCGTCGCGGCCATGTTCGACGACCTCGACCGGCACTTCTAA
- a CDS encoding FAD-dependent oxidoreductase yields MHVTIIGAGLGGLTLARVLHVNGIASTVYEAESSPTARAQGGMLDIHDHNGQIAVEAAGLMTEFRQHVLEGRQAMRIIDPDGTVLFEQDDDGTGGRPEIQRADLRQILLDSLPDGTVQWGRKVERADADKVTFDDGSTVSVDVLVGADGAWSKVRPLLSEATPEYAGSAFVETYLYHADTEHPAAAQMVGGGSMMVPQRGTEIHAHHESGDTLHTYVVLNRSMEWFGAIDFSDNAAATERIAAEFDGWAPALRSLITDGDTPLVFRPHHKLPTGHSWDRVPGVTLVGDAAHLTPPNGEGANLAMLDGAELGLALAANPDDVEAALAAYEATMFARSAEVAAETDSAKDLTLEEMLTFFKQARD; encoded by the coding sequence ATGCACGTCACGATCATCGGCGCCGGACTCGGCGGCCTCACCCTGGCCCGTGTCCTGCACGTCAACGGCATCGCGTCCACCGTCTACGAGGCCGAGTCCTCGCCGACCGCCCGTGCCCAGGGCGGCATGCTCGACATCCACGACCACAACGGTCAGATCGCCGTCGAGGCCGCCGGTCTGATGACCGAGTTCCGCCAGCACGTCCTCGAGGGGCGGCAGGCGATGCGGATCATCGACCCGGACGGCACCGTCCTGTTCGAGCAGGACGACGACGGCACCGGCGGCCGTCCCGAGATCCAGCGCGCCGACCTGCGCCAGATCCTGCTCGACTCGCTGCCCGACGGCACGGTCCAGTGGGGCCGCAAGGTCGAGCGGGCCGATGCCGACAAGGTGACGTTCGACGACGGCAGCACGGTCTCCGTTGACGTGCTGGTCGGCGCGGACGGGGCCTGGTCGAAGGTGCGGCCGCTGCTGTCCGAGGCCACGCCGGAGTACGCGGGTTCGGCGTTCGTCGAGACGTACCTGTACCACGCCGACACCGAGCACCCGGCCGCCGCGCAGATGGTCGGCGGCGGCTCGATGATGGTTCCGCAGCGGGGCACGGAGATCCACGCCCACCATGAGAGCGGCGACACCCTGCACACCTACGTGGTGCTCAACCGGAGCATGGAGTGGTTCGGCGCCATCGACTTCAGCGACAACGCCGCCGCGACCGAGCGGATCGCCGCGGAGTTCGACGGCTGGGCCCCGGCCCTCAGGTCCTTGATCACCGATGGTGACACGCCGCTGGTCTTCCGCCCGCACCACAAGCTGCCGACTGGGCACAGTTGGGACCGTGTGCCGGGCGTGACGCTGGTCGGCGACGCCGCGCACCTCACGCCGCCGAACGGCGAGGGTGCGAACCTGGCGATGCTGGACGGGGCCGAGCTGGGCCTGGCCCTCGCGGCGAACCCGGACGACGTCGAGGCGGCGCTGGCCGCCTACGAGGCCACGATGTTCGCCCGCAGCGCCGAGGTCGCGGCCGAGACCGACTCGGCCAAGGATCTGACGCTGGAGGAGATGCTGACGTTCTTCAAGCAGGCCAGGGACTAG
- a CDS encoding COX15/CtaA family protein, translated as MSTPSLLSRVPAPSRAVQRFIAGAAVVGQAGIAVTGAVVRVTESGLGCTTWPQCQPGSLVPVADPVGGQVHQWIEFGNRLLGGGLGVVSALCVLMALFAKPRRRRVTVLALMMPLGVVAQAVIGGMTVLTGLQWWSVAPHFLASMPLIWLAVLLFRAVGEGDEKPRALLPRPLLTLQLVQAITVGVILIAGTLVTAAGPHAGDIKTPRLDIPVSTLAQIHADLVFLLIGSLLALGFGLRIKDATAVQWRRYWTLVGVVLAQGLVGLVQYWTGVPDILVLVHVLGATLVLIAGASLWTASRDRGPAPVFVAAEPVAAEEPELAAR; from the coding sequence GTGTCAACCCCCTCGCTGCTGTCCCGCGTCCCCGCCCCCAGTCGCGCCGTGCAGCGCTTCATCGCCGGGGCCGCGGTCGTCGGACAGGCCGGCATCGCCGTCACCGGGGCCGTCGTGCGGGTCACCGAGTCCGGGCTCGGGTGCACCACGTGGCCGCAGTGCCAGCCCGGCAGCCTCGTGCCGGTCGCCGATCCCGTCGGCGGGCAGGTGCACCAGTGGATCGAGTTCGGCAACCGGCTGCTCGGCGGCGGGCTCGGCGTGGTGTCCGCGCTGTGCGTGTTGATGGCCCTGTTCGCGAAGCCGAGGCGTCGTCGGGTCACCGTGTTGGCGCTGATGATGCCGCTGGGTGTGGTGGCGCAGGCCGTGATCGGCGGTATGACCGTCCTCACCGGACTCCAGTGGTGGAGCGTCGCCCCGCACTTCTTGGCCTCCATGCCGTTGATCTGGTTGGCCGTGTTGCTGTTCCGTGCCGTCGGCGAGGGTGACGAGAAGCCGCGAGCGCTGCTTCCCCGGCCGTTGTTGACTCTCCAGCTGGTCCAGGCCATCACCGTCGGCGTCATCCTCATCGCCGGCACCTTGGTCACCGCCGCCGGTCCGCACGCCGGCGACATCAAGACGCCACGACTCGACATTCCGGTGTCCACCCTCGCCCAGATCCACGCCGACCTCGTGTTCCTGCTCATCGGCTCGTTGCTCGCGTTGGGCTTCGGCCTGCGGATCAAGGACGCCACCGCCGTGCAGTGGCGCCGCTACTGGACCTTGGTCGGCGTGGTCCTGGCCCAGGGTCTCGTCGGCCTCGTCCAGTACTGGACCGGTGTGCCGGACATCCTGGTCTTGGTCCACGTGCTCGGCGCGACCTTGGTGCTCATCGCCGGCGCTTCGCTGTGGACCGCCAGCCGCGACCGCGGTCCCGCGCCGGTGTTCGTGGCCGCCGAGCCGGTCGCGGCGGAGGAGCCGGAGCTGGCCGCCCGCTAG
- a CDS encoding S53 family peptidase encodes MKLLSLLAAAAMAATALATAGTATAAPTVTTVHSCAAKPAPGYAACTALRRTDAGAKSFGPLVSGLSPANLASAYKLGAGGSGKTVAIVDAYDDPNAEKDLATYRSNFGLPACTTANGCFKKVNQTGGTSYPTGDTGWSEEISLDIDMVSAVCPSCHILLVEATSPSYANLGTAVNTAVRLGATAVSNSYGGGESSAETSYDTYYNHPGVAITVSSGDSGYGVEYPAASRYVTAVGGTHLTSGGGTRGWTETAWSGAGSGCSAYEPKPSWQHDTSCTRRTVADVSAVADPATGVAVYDTYGESGWLVFGGTSVASPIIASVYALSGNVSGVPASLAYANTGSLFDVTSGSNGSCGGTYLCTAKAGYDGPTGLGTPNGTGAF; translated from the coding sequence GTGAAACTCCTGTCCCTGCTGGCTGCCGCAGCGATGGCGGCCACGGCGCTGGCCACCGCCGGCACCGCGACGGCGGCACCCACCGTCACCACGGTGCACTCCTGCGCCGCGAAACCGGCCCCCGGCTACGCGGCCTGTACGGCGCTGCGCCGCACCGACGCCGGAGCGAAGTCGTTCGGCCCGCTCGTGTCCGGCCTCAGCCCGGCCAACCTGGCGTCGGCCTACAAGTTGGGCGCGGGCGGCTCGGGCAAGACGGTCGCGATCGTCGATGCCTACGACGACCCGAACGCCGAGAAGGACCTGGCCACCTACCGGTCGAACTTCGGCCTGCCGGCCTGCACGACGGCCAACGGCTGCTTCAAGAAGGTCAACCAGACCGGCGGCACCAGCTACCCGACCGGCGACACCGGCTGGAGCGAGGAGATCTCGCTCGACATCGACATGGTGTCGGCGGTCTGCCCGAGCTGCCACATCCTGTTGGTGGAGGCCACTTCTCCCTCGTACGCCAACCTCGGCACCGCGGTGAACACCGCGGTCCGGCTGGGCGCGACGGCGGTCTCCAACAGCTACGGCGGCGGCGAGTCCTCGGCCGAGACCAGCTACGACACCTACTACAACCACCCGGGCGTGGCCATCACGGTCAGCTCCGGTGACTCCGGCTACGGCGTCGAGTACCCGGCCGCCTCCCGGTATGTAACAGCTGTCGGCGGTACGCATCTTACGTCCGGCGGAGGCACCCGCGGCTGGACCGAAACGGCGTGGAGCGGCGCGGGTTCGGGCTGCTCGGCCTACGAGCCGAAGCCGTCCTGGCAGCACGACACCAGCTGCACCCGCCGCACGGTCGCGGACGTGTCCGCGGTGGCCGACCCGGCCACCGGTGTCGCGGTCTACGACACCTACGGCGAGTCGGGCTGGCTGGTCTTCGGCGGCACCAGCGTCGCGTCGCCGATCATCGCCTCGGTGTACGCGCTGTCCGGCAACGTCAGCGGCGTGCCGGCCTCGCTGGCCTACGCCAACACCGGGTCGCTGTTCGACGTGACCAGCGGCTCCAACGGCAGCTGCGGCGGCACCTACCTGTGCACCGCCAAGGCCGGCTACGACGGGCCGACCGGCCTGGGTACGCCGAACGGCACAGGGGCCTTCTGA
- a CDS encoding S53 family peptidase, which produces MTKKVLTILAVVALWAGVSALSGPAQAQTQNPSTITTARSCAETPAPGFAACKALVRTDAGARSFAPAAPAGLSPANLKSAYKLGAGGAGLTVAIVDAQDDPKAESDLAVYRSTFGLPACTTANGCFKKVNQNGAASPLPAGNTGWAEEISLDLDMVSAICPSCHILLVEATTASINNLGTAVNTAVRLGAVAVSNSYGGAEFSTETSADSFYNHPGVAITVSSGDSGFGVEYPAASRFVTAVGGTHLTAGGGTRGWTETAWSGAGSGCSRFEAKPTWQHDTGCARRTVADVSAVADPATGVAVYDTYNVGGWLVFGGTSVAAPVIAGVYALAGRPAAGSNPASLAYSHTGSLFDVTSGSNGSCGGSYLCTAKAGYDGPTGLGTPNGTGAF; this is translated from the coding sequence GTGACCAAGAAAGTCCTGACCATCCTTGCCGTCGTCGCGCTGTGGGCCGGCGTGTCGGCGCTCAGCGGCCCGGCCCAGGCCCAGACCCAGAACCCGTCCACCATCACCACCGCCCGGTCGTGTGCCGAGACGCCCGCGCCGGGCTTCGCGGCGTGCAAGGCGTTGGTGCGCACCGATGCCGGGGCGCGCTCGTTCGCCCCGGCGGCCCCGGCCGGGCTGTCCCCGGCCAACCTGAAGTCCGCGTACAAGCTGGGCGCCGGCGGCGCCGGCCTCACCGTCGCCATCGTCGACGCCCAGGACGACCCCAAGGCCGAGTCCGACCTGGCGGTCTACCGCTCCACCTTCGGGCTGCCGGCCTGCACGACGGCCAACGGCTGCTTCAAGAAGGTCAACCAGAACGGCGCGGCGAGCCCGCTGCCGGCCGGCAACACCGGCTGGGCCGAGGAGATCTCGCTCGACCTCGACATGGTGTCGGCGATCTGCCCGAGCTGCCACATCCTGTTGGTGGAAGCCACTACCGCGTCCATCAACAACCTCGGCACCGCGGTCAACACCGCCGTGCGCCTCGGCGCCGTCGCGGTCTCCAACAGCTACGGCGGCGCGGAGTTCTCGACCGAGACCTCGGCCGACTCCTTCTACAACCACCCCGGTGTGGCGATCACCGTCAGCTCCGGTGACTCCGGCTTCGGCGTCGAGTACCCGGCTGCTTCTCGGTTCGTAACAGCCGTCGGCGGTACGCATCTTACGGCCGGTGGAGGCACCCGCGGCTGGACCGAAACCGCCTGGAGCGGCGCGGGTTCCGGCTGCTCGCGGTTCGAGGCCAAGCCGACCTGGCAGCACGACACCGGCTGCGCCCGGCGCACCGTCGCCGACGTGTCCGCGGTGGCCGACCCGGCGACCGGCGTGGCCGTCTACGACACGTACAACGTCGGCGGCTGGCTCGTGTTCGGCGGCACCAGCGTGGCCGCGCCGGTCATCGCCGGCGTCTACGCCCTGGCCGGGCGTCCGGCGGCCGGCAGCAACCCGGCATCGCTGGCCTACTCGCACACCGGGTCGCTGTTCGACGTGACCAGCGGCTCCAACGGCAGTTGCGGCGGCAGCTACCTGTGCACCGCGAAGGCCGGCTACGACGGCCCGACCGGCCTCGGCACCCCGAACGGCACCGGCGCGTTCTGA